The following coding sequences are from one Oncorhynchus clarkii lewisi isolate Uvic-CL-2024 chromosome 20, UVic_Ocla_1.0, whole genome shotgun sequence window:
- the LOC139376828 gene encoding tumor necrosis factor alpha-induced protein 3 isoform X1, whose product MRLQVLRLYTLHLVNTMSQGQNFLPKFLFVSNLLKAVKIRERVPNDVVKPAASGGLMHHLRGMHRYTLEMIRMSQFPQAFQQVIQAAILDRAMQSSLEQEKKLNWCREVKKMVPLRTNGDGNCLLHAASQYMLGVQDTDLVLRKALFSVLKETDTGNFRARFQTELLQSQEFTQTGLRYSTMNWEEEWEKIIKMASPVSSSNGLQFDSLEDIHIFVLSNILRRPIIVIADQVLRSMKSCSSFSPLNVGGIYLPLHWPPGECYKYPIVLGYDSQHFAPLITIKDSGPEIRAVPLINPGRGDFEELKVHFLMEKEQTQKERLLKDYLMLIEIPVIGLGYDTTRIINAARLDEGNLPEDMNLMEDYLQLVNHEYKRWQEDKDQLWAAQPHRPPPFSVSQLSLIEIRCATPRCTFYVSVDTQPHCHECFEKRQGQPNGRIEAAPTKGGGQACEPECSSGCRAVLSSPRSVPPPPTAPSLSLYSETHAMKCKTPGCLFTLSVEHDGLCERCFNTRQNAPTADGPSGLPLPAHLGWPQWGAGREQETERCNVCHQKAFRIFNGLCPPCLQRTATERGEDPQPPATARIEASSGSLWTQPQPRDSERSGTSALNGHTSGRPCKRSGCQFFGTQQNLGFCTICYLDYQTNHLATPHPPPAPIQSRHASEAGFQDASRCRGPDCGAMGKVMLEGYCNKCYVKEQSTRLNQAATRAPGTHSPPLVMRTAKPERDRTRQTQTQTQATCRRSGCSNISPGCTDLCPECHTRNTRGQRESRRERAGAPKEKTKQRCKTLGCEHYANQEKQGYCNECDLFKQIYRG is encoded by the exons ATGCGCCTTCAAG TTCTGCGTTTGTACACATTACATCTGGTGAACACCATGTCCCAGGGACAGAATTTCCTGCCCAAGTTCCTCTTTGTGAGTAACCTGCTGAAAGCGGTCAAGATCCGGGAGCGGGTGCCTAACGATGTGGTGAAGCCAGCGGCCAGCGGAGGCCTGATGCACCACCTGCGGGGCATGCACCGCTACACCCTGGAGATGATCCGCATGAGCCAGTTCCCCCAGGCCTTCCAACAGGTCATCCAGGCAGCCATCTTGGACAGGGCCATGCAGAGCTCCCTAGAGCAGGAGAAGAAGCTCAACTGGTGCCGCGAGGTCAAGAAGATGGTGCCATTGAGAACCAATG GAGATGGGAACTGTCTTCTCCATGCTGCATCTCAGTACATGCTGGGGGTGCAGGACACAGACCTGGTCCTGAGGAAGGCCCTGTTCAGCGTGCTAAAGGAAACAGACACGGGCAACTTCAGAGCCCGTTTCCAGACTGAGCTGCTGCAGTCTCAGGAGTTCACCCAGACTGGCCTGCGTTACAGCACCATG AATtgggaggaggaatgggagaagatcATCAAGATGGCATCACCTGTATCCAGCAGCAACGGGCTGCAGTTTGACTCCCTGGAAGACATACACATCTTTGTCCTCTCAAACATCCTCCGCAGGCCCATCATCGTCATCGCAG ATCAGGTGCTACGTAGCATGAAATcctgctcctccttctctcctctcaatGTGGGAGGCATCTACCTGCCTTTACACTGGCCTCCAGGGGAGTGCTACAAGTACCCCATAGTGCTCGGCTACGACTCCCAGCACTTTGCCCCCCTCATCACCATCAAAGACAGTGGCCCGG AGATCCGAGCGGTGCCGCTGATCAACCCGGGTCGTGGGGACTTCGAGGAGCTCAAGGTGCACTTCCTGATGGAGAAGGAGCAGACGCAGAAGGAGAGGCTGCTGAAGGACTACCTGATGCTGATTGAAATCCCTGTCATTGGACTGGGCTATGACACCACACGCATCATCAACGCTGCCAG GCTGGATGAAGGGAACCTGCCTGAGGACATGAACCTGATGGAGGACTACCTCCAGTTGGTCAACCACGAGTACAAGCGCTGGCAGGAAGACAAGGACCAACTGTGGGCCGCCCAGCCCCATAGACCACCCCCCTTCTCCGTGTCCCAGCTGTCCCTCATCGAGATCCGCTGTGCCACACCACGATGCACCTTCTACGTCTCCGTGGACACCCAGCCACACTGCCACGAGTGCTTTGAGAAACGCCAGGGCCAGCCTAACGGGAGGATAGAGGCTGCTCCTACGAAAGGCGGTGGTCAGGCTTGTGAGCCAGAGTGTAGTAGTGGCTGCCGGGCAGTGTTATCCAGCCCACGCTCCGTCCCTCCCCCACCCACGGCGCCCAGCCTCAGCCTGTACAGCGAGACCCACGCCATGAAGTGCAAGACACCCGGCTGCCTTTTCACCCTCAGCGTGGAGCACGATGGTCTGTGTGAACGCTGCTTCAACACCCGGCAGAATGCACCCACTGCTGATGGCCCCTCGGGCCTCCCCCTGCCTGCCCACCTCGGCTGGCCCCAGTGGGGCGCGGGACGGGAGCAGGAGACAGAGCGGTGCAACGTGTGCCACCAGAAGGCCTTCAGAATATTTAACGGACTGTGCCCCCCGTGCCTCCAGAGGACTGCTACGGAGAGGGGCGAGGATCCCCAGCCACCGGCAACAGCCAGGATAGAGGCCTCCTCTGGTTCGTTATGGACCCAGCCCCAGCCAAGGGACTCTGAGCGCTCAGGCACCTCGGCTCTCAACGGCCACACGTCTGGCCGGCCCTGTAAGAGGTCGGGATGCCAGTTCTTCGGGACTCAACAGAATCTTGGATTCTGCACCATCTGTTACTTGGACTATCAGACCAACCACC TGGCGACCCCTCATCCTCCCCCTGCTCCAATCCAGAGTCGTCACGCGTCAGAGGCAGGTTTCCAGGATGCTTCGCGCTGTCGGGGCCCGGACTGTGGGGCCATGGGCAAGGTCATGCTGGAGGGTTACTGCAACAAGTGCTACGTAAAGGAGCAGAGCACCAGGCTCAACCAAGCTGCTACCAGGGCTCCCGGCACCCACTCCCCTCCACTGGTCATG CGAACAGCTAAACCAGAaagagacagaaccagacagacgCAGACCCAGACCCAGGCAACGTGTAGGCGGAGTGGCTGCAGTAACATCTCCCCCGGCTGCACAGACCTGTGTCCAGAGTGCCACACGCGAAACACgcgggggcagagagagagtcgCAGGGAGAGGGCAGGGGCACCTAAAGAGAAGACAAAGCAGCGCTGTAAAACCCTAGGCTGTGAGCACTATGCTAACCAAGAGAAGCAAGGCTACTGTAATGAATGTGACCTCTTTAAGCAGATCTACAGGGGGTGA
- the LOC139376828 gene encoding tumor necrosis factor alpha-induced protein 3 isoform X2, which produces MSQGQNFLPKFLFVSNLLKAVKIRERVPNDVVKPAASGGLMHHLRGMHRYTLEMIRMSQFPQAFQQVIQAAILDRAMQSSLEQEKKLNWCREVKKMVPLRTNGDGNCLLHAASQYMLGVQDTDLVLRKALFSVLKETDTGNFRARFQTELLQSQEFTQTGLRYSTMNWEEEWEKIIKMASPVSSSNGLQFDSLEDIHIFVLSNILRRPIIVIADQVLRSMKSCSSFSPLNVGGIYLPLHWPPGECYKYPIVLGYDSQHFAPLITIKDSGPEIRAVPLINPGRGDFEELKVHFLMEKEQTQKERLLKDYLMLIEIPVIGLGYDTTRIINAARLDEGNLPEDMNLMEDYLQLVNHEYKRWQEDKDQLWAAQPHRPPPFSVSQLSLIEIRCATPRCTFYVSVDTQPHCHECFEKRQGQPNGRIEAAPTKGGGQACEPECSSGCRAVLSSPRSVPPPPTAPSLSLYSETHAMKCKTPGCLFTLSVEHDGLCERCFNTRQNAPTADGPSGLPLPAHLGWPQWGAGREQETERCNVCHQKAFRIFNGLCPPCLQRTATERGEDPQPPATARIEASSGSLWTQPQPRDSERSGTSALNGHTSGRPCKRSGCQFFGTQQNLGFCTICYLDYQTNHLATPHPPPAPIQSRHASEAGFQDASRCRGPDCGAMGKVMLEGYCNKCYVKEQSTRLNQAATRAPGTHSPPLVMRTAKPERDRTRQTQTQTQATCRRSGCSNISPGCTDLCPECHTRNTRGQRESRRERAGAPKEKTKQRCKTLGCEHYANQEKQGYCNECDLFKQIYRG; this is translated from the exons ATGTCCCAGGGACAGAATTTCCTGCCCAAGTTCCTCTTTGTGAGTAACCTGCTGAAAGCGGTCAAGATCCGGGAGCGGGTGCCTAACGATGTGGTGAAGCCAGCGGCCAGCGGAGGCCTGATGCACCACCTGCGGGGCATGCACCGCTACACCCTGGAGATGATCCGCATGAGCCAGTTCCCCCAGGCCTTCCAACAGGTCATCCAGGCAGCCATCTTGGACAGGGCCATGCAGAGCTCCCTAGAGCAGGAGAAGAAGCTCAACTGGTGCCGCGAGGTCAAGAAGATGGTGCCATTGAGAACCAATG GAGATGGGAACTGTCTTCTCCATGCTGCATCTCAGTACATGCTGGGGGTGCAGGACACAGACCTGGTCCTGAGGAAGGCCCTGTTCAGCGTGCTAAAGGAAACAGACACGGGCAACTTCAGAGCCCGTTTCCAGACTGAGCTGCTGCAGTCTCAGGAGTTCACCCAGACTGGCCTGCGTTACAGCACCATG AATtgggaggaggaatgggagaagatcATCAAGATGGCATCACCTGTATCCAGCAGCAACGGGCTGCAGTTTGACTCCCTGGAAGACATACACATCTTTGTCCTCTCAAACATCCTCCGCAGGCCCATCATCGTCATCGCAG ATCAGGTGCTACGTAGCATGAAATcctgctcctccttctctcctctcaatGTGGGAGGCATCTACCTGCCTTTACACTGGCCTCCAGGGGAGTGCTACAAGTACCCCATAGTGCTCGGCTACGACTCCCAGCACTTTGCCCCCCTCATCACCATCAAAGACAGTGGCCCGG AGATCCGAGCGGTGCCGCTGATCAACCCGGGTCGTGGGGACTTCGAGGAGCTCAAGGTGCACTTCCTGATGGAGAAGGAGCAGACGCAGAAGGAGAGGCTGCTGAAGGACTACCTGATGCTGATTGAAATCCCTGTCATTGGACTGGGCTATGACACCACACGCATCATCAACGCTGCCAG GCTGGATGAAGGGAACCTGCCTGAGGACATGAACCTGATGGAGGACTACCTCCAGTTGGTCAACCACGAGTACAAGCGCTGGCAGGAAGACAAGGACCAACTGTGGGCCGCCCAGCCCCATAGACCACCCCCCTTCTCCGTGTCCCAGCTGTCCCTCATCGAGATCCGCTGTGCCACACCACGATGCACCTTCTACGTCTCCGTGGACACCCAGCCACACTGCCACGAGTGCTTTGAGAAACGCCAGGGCCAGCCTAACGGGAGGATAGAGGCTGCTCCTACGAAAGGCGGTGGTCAGGCTTGTGAGCCAGAGTGTAGTAGTGGCTGCCGGGCAGTGTTATCCAGCCCACGCTCCGTCCCTCCCCCACCCACGGCGCCCAGCCTCAGCCTGTACAGCGAGACCCACGCCATGAAGTGCAAGACACCCGGCTGCCTTTTCACCCTCAGCGTGGAGCACGATGGTCTGTGTGAACGCTGCTTCAACACCCGGCAGAATGCACCCACTGCTGATGGCCCCTCGGGCCTCCCCCTGCCTGCCCACCTCGGCTGGCCCCAGTGGGGCGCGGGACGGGAGCAGGAGACAGAGCGGTGCAACGTGTGCCACCAGAAGGCCTTCAGAATATTTAACGGACTGTGCCCCCCGTGCCTCCAGAGGACTGCTACGGAGAGGGGCGAGGATCCCCAGCCACCGGCAACAGCCAGGATAGAGGCCTCCTCTGGTTCGTTATGGACCCAGCCCCAGCCAAGGGACTCTGAGCGCTCAGGCACCTCGGCTCTCAACGGCCACACGTCTGGCCGGCCCTGTAAGAGGTCGGGATGCCAGTTCTTCGGGACTCAACAGAATCTTGGATTCTGCACCATCTGTTACTTGGACTATCAGACCAACCACC TGGCGACCCCTCATCCTCCCCCTGCTCCAATCCAGAGTCGTCACGCGTCAGAGGCAGGTTTCCAGGATGCTTCGCGCTGTCGGGGCCCGGACTGTGGGGCCATGGGCAAGGTCATGCTGGAGGGTTACTGCAACAAGTGCTACGTAAAGGAGCAGAGCACCAGGCTCAACCAAGCTGCTACCAGGGCTCCCGGCACCCACTCCCCTCCACTGGTCATG CGAACAGCTAAACCAGAaagagacagaaccagacagacgCAGACCCAGACCCAGGCAACGTGTAGGCGGAGTGGCTGCAGTAACATCTCCCCCGGCTGCACAGACCTGTGTCCAGAGTGCCACACGCGAAACACgcgggggcagagagagagtcgCAGGGAGAGGGCAGGGGCACCTAAAGAGAAGACAAAGCAGCGCTGTAAAACCCTAGGCTGTGAGCACTATGCTAACCAAGAGAAGCAAGGCTACTGTAATGAATGTGACCTCTTTAAGCAGATCTACAGGGGGTGA